The following nucleotide sequence is from Populus trichocarpa isolate Nisqually-1 chromosome 11, P.trichocarpa_v4.1, whole genome shotgun sequence.
AACAGGCATCATTATTTAAAGGATAATGGTTTTAGATAGTTTTGTCATAAGAAGTAGTTGAGTGATTCTATTGAGAACTTGGATGAATataggatttttattattggGGACTTCAAGGTTTATTGTTGATCTTATTGTATATTAACATGAGTTTCTTGAAAGATTTGTAGGATATTAATCATGACCGAAAGACCTGGATATAAGGTTGTTATGGAATAAACATAATCACGGGGTCAAGGCAGGCCATCTCTTAAGGTGTTGGCAAGCTACCACTttcattttagaaaatttatttgttattattaccCTTAACATTGACAAGGTTAGTGTTGTCTACATTCTTATTAGGATCAAGTAAAGTCACATCACCATTTTGTATGGATATGTTGATTGTAGaattatcatttttcttggtgGCCATGGAAAGAAGCATTGTTTTTTCACAATCACTAATTCCCTAGTGGAGTCCCCAAAATGTGTGTGAGGATTGTTGAGATACTAAGAACTAGTGTTGTAACTTATAGAGCAATAATACATCAACTAAGAAAGTGTAAGTAAGTGGAAGATCGTGAATAGAAAAGGTTCAAATAGATTAAACCTTAAAAGTTGTGTGTTGTGAGATCTTAGAAAGAGTtttaattagcaaaaaaaatcataaaatcaataaaaaatcaaaagatccaaaataaaaagatctcCTCACAATGTTTTGAGGTTGGTACTTATAATGAAAAGAGGATGTTCTTGACCACTAAATCATATCACATCATCTATTTATGAATGGTCAAATTTgaacatataaaagaaaacgaGTCATTTTGGGCTAAACTCCTTTAACTTTATAGAAAAGGCTAATGCCCCGTTTGTTTcatggaaagtggttttctggaaattattttttaaatttcctgtgtttgtttgtcattataaAAGTTGGTcgacggaaaacattttccaatcaaagaaaaatttgccttgattttcaggaaagtgttttccttttattttgggtgaaaaccactttccagaagttgtgaaaatttaaaaatgtcatgttatttgctgattatatcaaatttggtcctcaaacttttgattgctatatattttgttttgaatttttttttcaatttcatcccttaaaatttgatttaatttaatttttatatcaactttgatccttatttttatgattgttaattgcttttctattatcattttcttaattgaaattttttatctatcaaatttgattctcattcttttgatttttatttattttatttgaaataatttataaaattataattttttttattttatcatctttcaatttttttatatgttagatttgatctctattattttaattgttatttattttatttgagataatttatgaaattagatttttttttaattttattctcattcaactttttaatttataaaatctgttcctcgttattttaataaacttgaaaaaaatattaataatttattttccagctcattttccttAACATAGctaaacactggaaaatattttccaatttatttttcatgataccaccaaacatcgaaaaataatttacttttcatgaattaattttttaaaaaaactacatttcaaaaaaaaaattatttttcaacaaacaaataaaaaataaaatcaactttgtTTTAGCCAACTATGCTTAGAGCCCACCAAGTCAATCAGGATAATACATCTAAAAAACAAGACATGGACAGTAGTCCTACCACAATACATGTGCCCATCCTTGCGCTACTTGAACCCTATGCTTGGCAAAGCCATCTCCTATTCATCTGGTGTGCAACTTAGATAAATGCcgaaccagaaaaaaaaaaaaaaaaactcttgaattagttcataataaattaattaaattttttaaattttggggacaaatcaaatatataaaaaccaaaataaaatttctaaaaaacagcatttaaaattttttcaaagcaaATCAAATCTACAAAATGTTCCCACAAAATACTGACACGTTGAACGATAAAGTGATAACATGTGGATCCTACAAATGCAGATAATTGGTTAAATGCGCTGTTTATTTTCGCAGcccaagaataattttttaaaaaattgaatttttaattaaaattaaaatttttataattttagatcgttataaagttttaatattagaaataaaataacagaaaaaattattttaacatattaaaaaaaacttttaaaaaataatgtaaaatataCCCATCTATATTCCATACACCCATCTCAAGACTCAATATCACTGTTGCGATATTATCAGCTCCCATCTCTCTCATGTAGTTTTATTTTGGTCTTAGAGCTCGTAATCTACTTGCAATTACAGGGTCCAAGGCGCCAAGCACGAATCCAAATCATTTGTCTTGAGAAAATTCTCCTCGGCTACATTCCCCAGCTAGATCACAGAATCGACACAAGTTAGGATTTTTCTCTTCATCCTTAAAGTTATTTATAATTGCGAAAAAACGGCACCAAACTACTAATTGAATGGTTATATGTTCTTAGATAAGCTGCTGCAGATTGACTCGCAAATTTGGGATTACCAGAGAGGACCACCATTTTCACATCCTCCACTACATGGGGATCGCCACCCTCCACCAGGATGTTTATGTACAGCTTATCTAAACATAATGCAGGAGAAAAGATGGAATATTTCCCAACATCAAAAGAAGCTTAATGATTTCtgttaacaaacaaacaaatcaaacccGCCCGCTGCCGCTGCCGCTGCAGCTGAAGTGACAGGCGttagaaggaagaaaaaaatattacacgtATTGGCCCCAAAGATATGGTCTGGACTAACACCCTACAGTTAAAGAGAAATGTCCAATCCTGACTCAATGTGCCTCGAGATCTACTACATCTCTACCTGATTCTCTAAATCATATTTACAAAAAGCTTCGGTTTAAAGGGAAGAActccaaaagaagaagaaaaaaagcatttGGAAAATTAAAACCTAGCGCACTAACTGCAAAAGTGATAAGAAGAAATGAGCAAAAATGCTTCAGAAACTATGCAGATATTAGACCTACATACCCAGCAAACAGAGCCAGCACTCCAGATATAACATAAGCCCCAGCAACAATGACTGGTTCCTTTAGCCCACATAACTCGAGGTGGTGATGAATAGGAGCCATCCTGAACAAACGGCACCCATCTCCTCTCATGCGTTTGGTTGTCTTGAAGTACAGCACCTAATGTAGGTAATGGTTAGATTGGGATAATCACtttcaaattaacaaaaccATCACCGTTCATTTCATAGGTCCAGCAGCTGCACACGAATCAAAAACAGAATTTCTTCGTTGTAGCAGCATCACGTGAAAACAAAAGTAGGAGGAAAATTTACAATGAAGTATACTGCAACCTATCCATTTAAGCTCTTTTACTCCTCTTGCATTGTATCTAATAGATGACAGCAAAGAATACAAGGTACAGGTGCATCAGCAAAATACTGGAAGTTGCTAAAGAAGAACTAAATCAAAGTTGGCAATGCACAGGAAAAAATACTTCCCAGAGAATTATAATCCATGGAAACATCATCAAAAGAACTTGAAGGCAATATCATCACAAATATATGTGGCttggacaaaaataaaatacaactaaTTAAGACAGAATTAAAAGTTTAACATAGCATGATTTTTGGTTTATCAACACAGCAGAGCACAAGAGCTCTATGACTTGGTTTATAATTTGACAAGAAAGTACTGATCTAGAAGTATGCCTCTGAAAATGTTCACTAGAAATCCACGAAGCTAGTAGGATACCAATCACCATTTGGGAGGATTGGTAGTGACCACCTGCTTTAAGCAAGTGGCTAGGGTTCAAGACCTCAGACCTTACCCTACTCCTTCCCTTGCAagaccaaaaaaacaaagtagaaaTATAGGATCTACAAAACTATTTACTCCAAGAATGAGGTCTTCTGTCGATCCATCTCAAACTTGCAGCAACATCGTGTTTCTATCTCCTTTTTATAGTTCCTGAAGCCTGATTGATATTCCACTACCAACTTTACAGAATCATTTACGTGTTTTATAAGATCAGATATAAGCAGGCATAACTTACAAGGTAAAAAATACACTGTAGGAGAGGACACAAGAAATTGACATCAATGACAATAATTACAGAATGCACTAGGTCATGGAACGCAGAATGAAAGCACATGACTACATAggcatataataaataatagcacTGATCATGTgtagagaaaaataattgacatcaatgataataattacaGAATGCACTATGTCATGGATCGCAGAATGAAAGCACATGACTAGGCATATAATAAATAGTAGCACTGATCATGTGTAGAGAAAAATTCTTCCCGAGAAAGAAGAAATTGTGTTTTGttctaaacaaagaaaacacaTAGCACTAATCATGTGTCGAGAAACATTCTTACCAGGAACAAAGAAAgtgtattttgtttgaaatgaggaaaagaaaacattgtcaAATTCGGAACACCAGATTTGCCTACATTTCTTGATTAGAACTTCCTTGTGTTGTCATGGTAAAGGGACAATTTTCTATCATTGATAGATTATATATCAGTGTCAACATTTATGTATACCTGCATAATCACTGATGATGCATCCAAGAAAAAGATCCCAGATGAGATAAATAATGGAAGGAACATTCCACTACAAGCAGCCATTGCAGCTAATGCTCCACCCAATGCCAAGGATCCAGTATCCCCCATAAATACAGAAGCCTTGTACCGGTTGTGCAACAGAAAACCAAAACAGGCCCCTGCCATCGATGCCCCAAATATAGCAAGTTCTGATTTGGAATGTAAAACAAGAATTAATACAAATAAGTTTACAGAAAAGGGTAAGATCTCAAAACAATGAATTAATAGTTCCAACATAACATTTTGAAGATCATACTCCTTCCCAACATTCAATTGCACACCTAGGCAGCACATCATTGCTCATGATGGATGTCATAAGCCATCCACTTTGTCAAATTCCTCGAGGGGCTCAAATGGAAAAGGTTTAAAAATATGGTACAAAAGTTAACAAGCATATTGACTTGTTCATTTAGCTCTAAATGATCTGATGGACTATTGGTGTTGGCATGCAATTGCATTTTGCAGTAGttagtaaaatataaagaagaaatcTGCTTCTATATATAACTACGAGTTGACGAGCTAATTTTCTCGCTATGGTATCAAATGAATTCACACACATTTGTCAAGTGATTGCTTCATAAGACACTAACTTGACGCTGTTCATCTTTTCATGGTAAGATACAAGGGTTGAACAAAATTAGGCGATTACAAAGATTCCCTCCAACTTACATGTGATATTTATCATGCCTGCCTAATAATGTAAACTGCCTCTGCAAAATGCAGGCGGGGCCATAATTGACTTCGAATTACAAAGAACAATGTTAATTTTTCTGAATCTACCGATGGAATTAGTGTGAGACCCACTCATCCAATGCTCCAACTTTTCTGGGGAACTGACTCTACAACTAGACTTAGGTAAAATTAgcatttttaattactaatgGTGGGCTAACCCATAAACTCATCTCTCATCAACAGTCTCACTGATTCTTCAACATACAAAATAGCCATAAATCTGGTTTCCCCTACAACAAAAATCAGAAATTCTTGAAGAGGAAATGCAATATCAAAGGCTGACTAGATTAGGATTCTATCCAGCATGCTTTGGGCTTTCTACAGCGATTTTATATCCAATTGCTTGGGCTTACAgcatataaaaggaaaagaagaagaaaaagaagaaactgaATTCCAGAACAGGTGTAATGTTTATAGTTCCCATTGCTTAGCAAATTTCCCTTTCCTGTTTTAACTTCTTAACAGGAATAACGTTTATCAAATGTCACTTTCCAGATCTTTAGAGGAAACTTCCCAAACCTTCTGGATTTTCAATTATACTGAGGCTTAAGTTCATTAACATCCATACTAACCAGGACATATTGGCAACACTGCGATCGACATTCCTACAAAAGCCAATGCAGCCGTTCCAGCAGCCAGGCCGTCTAGACCATCCGTTAAGTTAATGCCATTTCCcatggaaacaaaacaaaatgatgtcaataaagaataatattttcctaGGCATATGAGGCCCAGTGGTGCAGGTAGGGCAACCAGCATTTTCCTGTAGTACAAGACATCAatggatgagaaaagaaaaatgttgagAATATTTCAAACAAGCTAACTTGACACTAATAATTAATATGTTGAAATTCTACCATTATCACATATTATATCATTAAGTGATTAACATGAGATGACATATCAATTCAACCAAGTTTTTCCACAGTAGTTAATACCATCGAAAAACTTCAAAGATACAGAACTAAAACATTCCAATATATGCTTTTAGAAAATTCATGataaacttcaaaaataaatttaatatatgtttttacaaATCTTTTAAAAGAACTTCAATAGAAACCAAACTAGAATTTCAATTTTGTGGCAGAGTAGATGTAGCAACTTGGAACAATCAAAATTTACGTTGCTAGACAATTATAAATTTCCTGCATTGAATGCCCAATGGCCTTTCAATCTTGAATAGCAAACAAAATGGAAGTAATTAAGTTGCTCCTTACTGTACTAATATAGAATATTATAGTGGCATTAGAAACTCTATAATTTGCTAAAAATGAAACCGTAAGAACTACCTaatctttattcatttattttatttgagtcaGGAACAATATTTCTACTTCAAAACAGGTAGCATTACAATTGGTATCTGATCACAGAATCTCTAATTACAgcataaaatgttaattaatcacaaaaaaagCTGCATCCTCCCTTAAACTTTTCATCACAAGATTAGATATGTGAGTTACCATCATAAAAATGTTGATCAAATTAGTAATAAGAATTTATACATGCTGTAGGGTGATGATATACTCGTAGTATGCAACCAAAATGAAAAGCAGGTCCCAACAGCTACCTGAAAAATACATGAGCAGTTATCTCTTGCAAGAATGTTATCAAATTTAACATTGGAAGCAATTAACTAAATAACTTTTAcctccaaaaatattttcacccaCACAGACAAACCACTATTTCGATTTTTTATGACGGTTACAATGTCATCTAGTAAGCCAATTGTTGCAAATGCCAGAGTTGCCACTGCTGTTCCAGAAACTTCAACAGAAGAGAAACCAGCAACAAATTTTGCAACGCCTACACCAATTGGTACAAAAAATAGTCCACCCATTGTGGGGCTTGCCCTTTTCTTGGAGTGCCGAAGTGGCCCTTCTTTCCAGATATTCTGATGAATTCTTAACTCACTAAGTAGTGGAACACAAAGATAACCCAAAAAAGAGACTAGAactgctgatataaaaaatggaCGACACAAGTAAAATGGTTCTAGGGGTAATCTGACAATCTTCCATGCACACCAATCAACAAATAAGAGAAGAACCGTCAAAAAGGCTAGCagacacaaattaattaatgtccCGAGTTTGTTCCTGCAATTGCAGTATGAAAAGAACTAGTCAAACCAAAGTAATGCATATAGAATTCATGAAAAAGAATCGACTGAAGTATCATCCCCTACAAACATGGAAACTCTCAACTTTCCAATTAAGTGCACATGTAATCTCAAGAATAGAGGCAAACTTGGCCAGCGAAAAACCAAatggaaaaaaagttaaacatcACTAATGGAATCTAGACATGCCCTTTTACAGCTGCAACTAGATGAATTTCCTAGGATGGACCTTTATAAGGTATAGCATTAAAAACATGAGATTCAACTAAGGAATTTTTGCACTGAGTTTTGATGCCCAGATACGGTACAGTGCAAAACAACATCAAATAGGATGAGAGGTCCTAGGACTACAAAGCCTTGATTGCAGTGAAATTTCTTTAAACATCCAAAAGCAATCAAGCTATTTCAATCCATGTGCGAGACTGATTTTGCATTAAAGTGTCAGTGACAACCTGCAACAACCAAACATTTTAGGCACAATAGTGACCTTAACCCCATTTTAGCACAGCTGACAAAGGTTAACAAGAAGTTATATACCCTTGCTAACCCAGGGCTACAATTACATCGatcttgttttccttttaattttttttttcactgccCTATTCACTCTCTAAAATCCATATAAACCATAAGAGTTTCATTTTGCGTAACAATGCAGCACACTTGCCTACGTTTTCGGGGGGCCCTCCCAATCATTGCAAGCCTGTGAGCTGTAAGTGTGAGAGCATCATTAGTTGATACTTTAGCAGTAGGCAACTCCATATCCGTCACCGGATTTATAATATATTCTCCATCACTGTCTTCCCCGTCACTGGATAATAGCATGTAGCCAGCAGCCCCATCATTGTTAGCCCAGTCATCAAGCGGGGAGGATACACCAGACAAGTCCTATAAAACCAAAATCGAAAGCACTGAGAATCACAAGAACTGATTGCTTGCAGGTAATGTATCATGTGCAAAACTAGTGAGAAATGGACATTTGGATAGATTACATACCTCATCAAAGGCCCTGACTTGGACAATCTTATGGCGCAATCGTCGTCCTCCAGCACTTGATCCATTTAACTGCACAAATTAGTCAGTCAATAATCAATTATCTAGTTTCCAAATTCATTTCCGGCATGGATGTTTAAATAATTGTTAtgcattaataatttattttttagaaaaattgaaaataaataaatgaaaaaataaaaggaagaaactgACCTTGAAGTTGTGGAATGAATTAGAATAAAGgggagaggaagaaaaaggTTTTGGTGGTCGAGAAAGCCGTATACGAGAgaggtgatggtggtggtttaTAGAAAGCATGACTAGTCCAAAGGAAAAAGGAAGAGCAGGAATAATTACAGTAAATGAAAGCAGATGGTTAGATCCaaaggagaaggaggaggagtTTGGTGAGAGAAGAGAGGccatcaaaagaagaagaagatgcaagGGCGTGTTTGTGTTCGTGTTCGTGTTCGTGTTTCTTTCTGAAGAGGGAAGGTGAAAGACGTGATATAAATTCTGCTTCGAAATTCCCGCAACATCTGACAAGGTCT
It contains:
- the LOC7497064 gene encoding phospho-N-acetylmuramoyl-pentapeptide-transferase homolog isoform X1, whose product is MASLLSPNSSSFSFGSNHLLSFTVIIPALPFSFGLVMLSINHHHHLSRIRLSRPPKPFSSSPLYSNSFHNFKLNGSSAGGRRLRHKIVQVRAFDEDLSGVSSPLDDWANNDGAAGYMLLSSDGEDSDGEYIINPVTDMELPTAKVSTNDALTLTAHRLAMIGRAPRKRRNKLGTLINLCLLAFLTVLLLFVDWCAWKIVRLPLEPFYLCRPFFISAVLVSFLGYLCVPLLSELRIHQNIWKEGPLRHSKKRASPTMGGLFFVPIGVGVAKFVAGFSSVEVSGTAVATLAFATIGLLDDIVTVIKNRNSGLSVWVKIFLEVAVGTCFSFWLHTTSISSPYSMKMLVALPAPLGLICLGKYYSLLTSFCFVSMGNGINLTDGLDGLAAGTAALAFVGMSIAVLPICPELAIFGASMAGACFGFLLHNRYKASVFMGDTGSLALGGALAAMAACSGMFLPLFISSGIFFLDASSVIMQVLYFKTTKRMRGDGCRLFRMAPIHHHLELCGLKEPVIVAGAYVISGVLALFAGYVGLISA
- the LOC7497064 gene encoding phospho-N-acetylmuramoyl-pentapeptide-transferase homolog isoform X3; this translates as MASLLSPNSSSFSFGSNHLLSFTVIIPALPFSFGLVMLSINHHHHLSRIRLSRPPKPFSSSPLYSNSFHNFKLNGSSAGGRRLRHKIVQVRAFDEDLSGVSSPLDDWANNDGAAGYMLLSSDGEDSDGEYIINPVTDMELPTAKVSTNDALTLTAHRLAMIGRAPRKRRNKLGTLINLCLLAFLTVLLLFVDWCAWKIVRLPLEPFYLCRPFFISAVLVSFLGYLCVPLLSELRIHQNIWKEGPLRHSKKRASPTMGGLFFVPIGVGVAKFVAGFSSVEVSGTAVATLAFATIGLLDDIVTVIKNRNSGLSVWVKIFLEVAVGTCFSFWLHTTSISSPYSMKMLVALPAPLGLICLGKYYSLLTSFCFVSMGNGINLTDGLDGLAAGTAALAFVGMSIAVLPICPELAIFGASMAGACFGFLLHNRYKASVFMGDTGSLALGGALAAMAACSGMFLPLFISSGIFFLDASSVIMQLLDL
- the LOC7497064 gene encoding phospho-N-acetylmuramoyl-pentapeptide-transferase homolog isoform X2, with the translated sequence MASLLSPNSSSFSFGSNHLLSFTVIIPALPFSFGLVMLSINHHHHLSRIRLSRPPKPFSSSPLYSNSFHNFKLNGSSAGGRRLRHKIVQVRAFDEDLSGVSSPLDDWANNDGAAGYMLLSSDGEDSDGEYIINPVTDMELPTAKVSTNDALTLTAHRLAMIGRAPRKRRNKLGTLINLCLLAFLTVLLLFVDWCAWKIVRLPLEPFYLCRPFFISAVLVSFLGYLCVPLLSELRIHQNIWKEGPLRHSKKRASPTMGGLFFVPIGVGVAKFVAGFSSVEVSGTAVATLAFATIGLLDDIVTVIKNRNSGLSVWVKIFLEVAVGTCFSFWLHTTSISSPYSMKMLVALPAPLGLICLGKYYSLLTSFCFVSMGNGINLTDGLDGLAAGTAALAFVGMSIAVLPICPELAIFGASMAGACFGFLLHNRYKASVFMGDTGSLALGGALAAMAACSGMFLPLFISSGIFFLDASSVIMQIQCKRSKRA